One Prunus dulcis unplaced genomic scaffold, ALMONDv2, whole genome shotgun sequence genomic region harbors:
- the LOC117613281 gene encoding zinc finger CCCH domain-containing protein 1-like, which yields MADLGGNAELGEVCNFFRKPIKKQNIRKRRVDEDEEDDGSKSGGTLLPSQRKASKLNGKLYFSSGPTTSSTPGSSAIFEFKSSKEIQVEHDSRATATLETETDFSRDARALRERVLK from the exons ATGGCAGATTTAGGTGGAAATGCAGAACTTGGAGAAG TTTGCAACTTCTTCCGGAAGCCAATAAAGAAGCAAAACATTAGAAAGCGAAGGGTCGATGAAGATGAGGAGGATGACGGCTCAAAATCTGGGGGCACATTATTACCAAGTCAAAGAAAAGCCTCAAAGCTCAATGGCAAGCTGTATTTTTCTAGTGGACCTACTACGAGCTCTACTCCTGGTAGTAGTGCAATCTTTGAGTTCAAGTCTTCAAAAGAAATCCAAGTTGAACATGATAGTAGAGCAACTGCGACTTTGGAGACTGAGACTGACTTCTCTAGAGATGCTCGAGCACTTCGTGAGAGAGTTCTTAAGTAG